In Pirellulales bacterium, the genomic stretch GAGCACCGAAAGCTACGAGCGGATCGAGCACCTGCGCAGCCGCCTGCACCTGCACCAGGCCGACCTGCTCGATCAACTGTCGCTTGTGAACCTGGTGCGCGACGTGCGGCCGGACGAGATCTACAATCTCGCGGCGCAGAGTTTCGTCCCCACCAGTTGGCTGCAGCCGCTGTTGACGAGCGAATTCACGGCCCTGGGCGTGACCCGCATGCTCGAGGCGATTCGCCTTGTCGATCCCGCGATCCGCTTCTTTCAGGCTTCGAGCAGCGAAATGTTCGGCCGGGTGCGCGAAGAGCCGCAAAACGAGCAGACCCCCTTCTGGCCGCGCAGCCCTTACGCCGTCGCCAAGGCGTACGGCCATTTCATCACGGTCAATTACCGTGAAAGCTACAATCTGCACGCTTGCTCGGGCATCATGTTCAATCACGAGTCGCCGCTGCGCGGCAAGGAGTTCCTGCCGCGCAAGGTCTCGGACGGGGTGGCCCGCATCAAGCTCGGCGTGCAAGACCGCCTGCACCTGGGCAATCTCGACGCCGAGCGCGATTGGGGCTTTGCCGGCGACTTC encodes the following:
- a CDS encoding GDP-mannose 4,6-dehydratase, with the translated sequence MGKRALITGITGQDGSYLASFLFDKGYEVHGMVRRSSTESYERIEHLRSRLHLHQADLLDQLSLVNLVRDVRPDEIYNLAAQSFVPTSWLQPLLTSEFTALGVTRMLEAIRLVDPAIRFFQASSSEMFGRVREEPQNEQTPFWPRSPYAVAKAYGHFITVNYRESYNLHACSGIMFNHESPLRGKEFLPRKVSDGVARIKLGVQDRLHLGNLDAERDWGFAGDFVRAMWLMLQQDKPDDFVIATGEKHTVRKLVDLAFGRVGLDPAKYVVTDPALYRPAEVNRLRGDYSKAKEVLGWEPTVDFPT